The Chitinophagales bacterium genome has a segment encoding these proteins:
- a CDS encoding DUF2442 domain-containing protein, whose protein sequence is MSILTINKSKLATDISFNESKMIILFEDGRELSVPLEWFNKLRNASKKQLENWRFIGKGEGIHWEDLDEDISIENLLD, encoded by the coding sequence ATGAGTATTTTAACAATTAATAAATCAAAATTAGCAACGGATATTTCATTTAATGAATCAAAAATGATAATTCTATTTGAAGATGGAAGAGAATTATCCGTACCACTAGAGTGGTTTAATAAATTAAGGAATGCTTCAAAAAAACAATTAGAAAATTGGCGTTTTATAGGAAAAGGCGAAGGCATTCATTGGGAAGATTTAGATGAAGACATATCTATTGAAAATCTATTAGATTAA
- a CDS encoding arginine deiminase encodes MKIESEIQQLQKVIVHQPDYGIEQISPELAEELLYDDIVFLPRMIEEHNSFTNSLKQLLGDDNVLEFEDLLTDILEDESIKNDLLDYLFEIKYLNLAKYELLKSKTAEDLCEILVAGILPGKAEFILNPLPNLVFTRDIACVVNDHIILCTANKKARQRENILTSYIVKHHPIFKSFEGKIIDLMERKTKKSFSIEGGDIMLVHPKHLLIGESERTSLNAIFELKNILFENNVVDYISVIDMPKDRYCMHLDTIVTIIDENTCVGFAPLVFDKNDKVDIVTYSKENKRAVLHDSIKDLLQEIYPKMQFIPCGNGKSPFAEREQWTDGCNFVAVKAGVAYSYERNIKTLQALQDNGFNIITVEAVVNNKININQIEKTIITLSSAELSRARGGPHCMTLPIARM; translated from the coding sequence ATGAAAATTGAAAGTGAAATTCAACAATTACAAAAAGTCATAGTACATCAACCAGATTATGGTATAGAACAAATTTCGCCAGAGTTAGCAGAAGAGTTGCTCTACGATGATATTGTTTTTTTACCAAGAATGATTGAAGAGCACAATAGTTTTACCAACTCTTTAAAACAACTTTTAGGTGATGATAATGTTTTAGAATTTGAAGACTTATTGACTGATATTTTAGAAGATGAATCAATAAAAAATGATTTATTAGATTATTTATTTGAAATAAAATATTTAAACTTAGCTAAATATGAATTGCTTAAATCAAAAACAGCAGAAGATTTATGCGAAATTTTAGTAGCAGGAATATTACCAGGAAAAGCAGAGTTTATTTTAAATCCGTTACCAAATTTAGTGTTTACAAGAGATATTGCTTGTGTCGTAAACGACCATATTATTTTATGTACAGCTAATAAAAAAGCAAGACAAAGAGAAAATATATTAACAAGTTATATCGTAAAACATCATCCAATTTTTAAATCGTTTGAAGGAAAAATTATAGATTTAATGGAACGAAAAACCAAGAAATCTTTTTCAATAGAAGGTGGTGATATTATGTTGGTGCATCCAAAACATTTGTTAATTGGAGAAAGTGAACGAACTTCATTAAATGCTATTTTCGAGTTAAAAAATATATTATTTGAAAATAATGTAGTAGATTATATATCTGTAATAGATATGCCAAAAGATAGATATTGCATGCACTTAGATACTATTGTAACAATAATTGATGAAAATACTTGTGTAGGTTTTGCTCCTTTGGTTTTCGATAAAAATGATAAAGTGGATATTGTAACTTATTCAAAAGAAAACAAGAGAGCTGTACTGCACGATTCTATAAAAGATTTACTACAAGAAATCTATCCAAAAATGCAATTTATTCCTTGTGGAAATGGAAAATCGCCTTTTGCAGAAAGAGAACAATGGACAGATGGTTGTAATTTTGTAGCAGTAAAAGCTGGTGTTGCATACTCTTACGAAAGAAATATTAAAACACTACAAGCATTACAAGACAATGGCTTTAACATTATTACAGTTGAAGCAGTAGTTAATAATAAAATTAATATTAATCAAATAGAAAAAACAATTATTACTTTATCTTCTGCTGAACTATCAAGAGCAAGAGGTGGACCACATTGTATGACTTTACCAATTGCAAGAATGTAA
- a CDS encoding endonuclease/exonuclease/phosphatase family protein: MKKTIMVIIKLILLGAILFGLYVAATIAYAYFTDYQPEPEEEIEVIKGSVNRAIDKDEFVFYDWNIGYCGLGAESDFFYDGGKMVRPKKDLTQKNLDGVLQTVKSWTSDADFILLQEVDVKSKRSYKINELDAIQKTTGYNAVLGVNYDVKYVPLPFTNPMGKVLGGIVSLFPYQTASEPIRVQFPSNFSFPKGLFFLDRCFVKHRFNLKNGKQLIVINTHNSAYDGGKLKIQEMEYFKKYIVDEYNLGNYVIVGGDWNQIPPGYTPKDANSNYEEMPIPEGYVDSNWTWAFDINHATNRKVDKPYVKDKSYTTIIDFYLLSPNIELIAVEGLPNDFAFSDHQPVKMKCKLKPYEN; the protein is encoded by the coding sequence ATGAAAAAAACGATTATGGTTATTATAAAACTCATTTTATTAGGAGCAATTTTGTTTGGATTGTATGTTGCTGCCACTATTGCTTATGCATATTTTACAGACTATCAGCCAGAACCTGAAGAAGAAATTGAAGTTATAAAAGGAAGCGTAAATAGAGCTATTGATAAAGACGAATTTGTTTTTTATGATTGGAATATTGGTTATTGTGGATTAGGAGCAGAGTCGGATTTCTTTTATGATGGTGGAAAAATGGTGCGACCGAAAAAAGATTTGACACAGAAAAATTTAGATGGTGTTCTACAAACCGTTAAATCGTGGACAAGTGATGCCGATTTTATTTTGTTACAAGAAGTTGATGTGAAATCTAAAAGAAGTTATAAAATAAACGAATTAGATGCTATTCAAAAAACAACTGGTTACAATGCTGTGCTTGGTGTTAACTACGATGTAAAATATGTGCCATTGCCATTTACCAATCCTATGGGAAAAGTATTAGGTGGAATAGTGAGTTTGTTTCCATATCAAACAGCAAGTGAACCAATTAGAGTACAGTTTCCTAGTAATTTTTCTTTTCCTAAAGGATTGTTTTTTTTAGATAGATGTTTTGTAAAACATAGATTTAATTTAAAAAATGGCAAGCAACTTATTGTAATCAATACACACAATTCGGCTTATGATGGTGGAAAATTGAAAATACAAGAAATGGAATATTTTAAAAAATATATTGTTGATGAATATAATTTAGGTAATTATGTAATTGTAGGTGGCGATTGGAATCAAATTCCACCAGGTTATACACCAAAAGATGCGAATAGCAATTACGAAGAAATGCCAATTCCAGAAGGATATGTAGATAGTAATTGGACTTGGGCTTTTGATATCAATCATGCTACGAATAGAAAGGTAGATAAACCATATGTAAAAGATAAATCTTATACTACGATTATCGATTTTTATTTATTGTCGCCAAATATAGAACTCATTGCTGTTGAAGGATTACCAAACGATTTTGCATTCTCAGATCATCAACCAGTTAAAATGAAGTGTAAATTGAAACCTTATGAAAATTGA
- a CDS encoding lysophospholipase, which translates to MMKTNQLKWKTNDGVDIFGVNWYTDEKPKAVLCITHGMGEHILRYEPIAVYFTANGYAVMGYDHRGHGQSGGQRGHYPNFDEFLNDYGIFLQQVEEQYGEIPKICYGHSMGGNVLANYFIRRKAEAKALIFSSPYIKLAFQPPSIKVGLGKLMKNIVPTLSLPTGLEVEAISRDEAVVEDYKKDKLNHDKVSSIMGIEMMETGQYALDHASEINLPTLVFHGSADRLTSFDASKAFASKIKNATFIPYEGLYHETHHEPEKETVLKNMLDWCNQQI; encoded by the coding sequence ATGATGAAAACAAATCAACTAAAATGGAAAACCAATGATGGTGTTGATATTTTTGGTGTAAATTGGTATACAGATGAAAAGCCAAAAGCTGTTTTGTGTATTACACATGGTATGGGCGAACACATTCTGAGATATGAACCTATTGCTGTTTATTTTACGGCAAATGGTTATGCTGTAATGGGTTACGACCATAGAGGTCATGGTCAGAGTGGTGGACAAAGAGGTCATTATCCCAATTTTGATGAGTTTTTAAATGATTATGGTATTTTCTTGCAACAAGTAGAAGAACAGTACGGCGAAATACCTAAGATTTGTTACGGACATAGTATGGGTGGAAATGTCTTAGCCAATTATTTTATTAGGAGAAAAGCCGAAGCCAAAGCATTGATATTTTCTTCACCATATATTAAGTTGGCGTTTCAACCACCAAGCATAAAAGTTGGTTTAGGTAAGCTAATGAAAAATATTGTACCTACACTTTCTTTGCCAACTGGTTTAGAAGTAGAAGCTATTTCTAGAGATGAAGCTGTTGTGGAAGATTATAAAAAAGATAAACTCAACCATGATAAAGTTTCTTCTATTATGGGAATTGAAATGATGGAAACTGGACAGTATGCTCTAGACCATGCTAGTGAAATTAATTTGCCTACTTTAGTTTTTCATGGTTCGGCAGATAGATTAACTTCATTTGATGCAAGTAAAGCATTTGCTTCTAAAATTAAGAATGCAACTTTTATTCCTTACGAAGGTTTGTATCATGAAACGCACCATGAACCAGAAAAGGAAACCGTTTTAAAAAATATGTTAGATTGGTGTAATCAGCAGATATAA
- a CDS encoding agmatine deiminase family protein: MNTNTLMAEWQEQDAILLAFPHQNSDWKNYWTDIIPCYINIINTIAQYQTVIVLCDDASTVSNYFDTNIQKNCIFVQLKYNDTWARDFGVLSIVNDDKIILNNFIFNAWGNKFDATLDNQINKKLYDNNIFIDSIEFNNIDFILEGGAVESNGKGTILTTAKCVFNQNRNPTLTQEEIIHALKKYLSANKILVLYHGDILGDDTDAHIDTLARYCNENTIAYVQTDDTTDAHYLELLLMEKELLQIANEKQYNLVPLPVPSPIYAPDDNRRLPATYANFLILNDIVLMPTYNVTEDDLAITQLQKAFSNKKVIGIDASALILQHGSLHCITMQLPKNSINKNNIGKIIII; the protein is encoded by the coding sequence ATGAATACAAATACATTAATGGCAGAATGGCAAGAACAAGATGCTATACTACTTGCCTTTCCTCATCAAAATAGCGATTGGAAAAACTATTGGACTGATATTATTCCTTGCTATATTAATATCATCAATACTATTGCACAATACCAAACAGTAATTGTTTTGTGTGATGATGCTTCAACCGTAAGTAATTACTTTGATACTAATATTCAAAAAAATTGCATTTTTGTACAATTAAAATACAATGATACTTGGGCAAGAGATTTTGGTGTATTAAGTATTGTTAATGATGATAAAATCATATTGAATAATTTTATTTTTAATGCTTGGGGAAATAAATTTGATGCTACACTCGATAATCAGATTAATAAAAAATTATACGATAATAATATATTTATTGATAGTATTGAATTTAATAATATTGATTTTATACTAGAAGGTGGTGCTGTAGAAAGCAATGGCAAAGGAACTATTTTAACTACTGCAAAATGTGTGTTCAATCAAAACAGAAATCCAACATTAACACAAGAAGAAATTATTCATGCATTAAAAAAATATTTGTCTGCTAATAAAATACTAGTCTTGTATCATGGCGATATACTTGGTGATGATACCGATGCACACATTGATACATTGGCAAGATATTGTAATGAAAATACCATTGCTTATGTCCAAACTGATGATACTACTGATGCACATTATTTAGAATTGTTATTGATGGAAAAAGAATTATTGCAGATAGCTAATGAAAAGCAATACAACTTAGTTCCATTACCAGTACCTAGTCCAATTTATGCACCTGATGACAACAGAAGACTTCCTGCTACTTATGCCAATTTTTTAATCTTAAATGATATTGTTTTAATGCCAACTTACAATGTAACAGAAGATGATTTGGCTATAACACAACTTCAAAAAGCATTTTCAAACAAAAAAGTTATTGGTATTGATGCTAGTGCTTTAATTTTGCAACATGGTTCTTTGCATTGTATTACGATGCAATTACCTAAAAATAGTATCAATAAAAACAATATAGGAAAAATAATTATTATATAA
- a CDS encoding carbon-nitrogen hydrolase — protein MKVGLVQQSCNRDAAANIQKSIDGIIACKNQGAELVILQELHTNIYFCQAEETNMFDLAESIPGNSTEIFSKVAKDNQVVLVTSLFEKRAAGLYHNTAVVFEKDGSIAGKYRKMHIPDDPAYYEKFYFTPGDLGFQPITTSIGKLGVLVCWDQWYPEAARLMALAGAELLIYPTAIGWESTDSTEEKERQFTAWQTVQRGHAVANGLPVIAVNRVGIEEDWTNVTNGIEFWGQSFIAGPQGEILYHASSKQEENIVFDIDMQRSEHVRRIWPFLRDRRIDAYADLTKRYID, from the coding sequence ATGAAAGTAGGATTAGTACAACAGTCGTGTAATAGAGATGCTGCAGCAAATATTCAAAAATCTATTGATGGAATTATTGCTTGTAAAAATCAAGGAGCAGAATTAGTTATTTTACAAGAGTTACATACCAATATTTATTTCTGTCAAGCAGAAGAAACCAATATGTTTGATTTGGCAGAATCTATTCCTGGTAATAGTACGGAAATCTTTAGCAAAGTAGCAAAAGATAATCAAGTAGTTTTAGTGACTTCATTATTTGAAAAAAGAGCTGCTGGTTTGTATCACAATACTGCTGTTGTTTTTGAAAAAGATGGAAGCATCGCTGGAAAATATAGAAAAATGCACATTCCAGATGATCCTGCATACTACGAAAAATTTTATTTTACGCCAGGCGATTTAGGTTTTCAACCAATTACAACTTCTATAGGAAAATTAGGCGTTTTGGTTTGTTGGGATCAATGGTATCCTGAAGCTGCTCGACTAATGGCTTTAGCTGGTGCAGAATTATTAATTTATCCTACGGCAATTGGCTGGGAAAGCACCGATAGCACTGAAGAAAAAGAAAGACAGTTTACTGCTTGGCAAACTGTACAAAGAGGTCATGCTGTTGCTAATGGTTTGCCTGTAATTGCTGTAAATAGAGTTGGCATAGAAGAAGATTGGACGAATGTTACCAATGGTATAGAATTTTGGGGACAAAGTTTTATTGCAGGACCACAAGGAGAAATTCTATATCATGCAAGTAGTAAACAAGAAGAAAATATAGTTTTTGATATAGACATGCAACGCAGTGAACATGTAAGAAGAATTTGGCCTTTTTTAAGAGATAGACGCATTGATGCTTATGCTGATTTAACTAAAAGATATATAGATTAG